Proteins from a genomic interval of Rhodococcus rhodochrous:
- the fgd gene encoding glucose-6-phosphate dehydrogenase (coenzyme-F420): MAQSLKLGYKASAEQFGPRELVELGVLAEAHGMDSATVSDHFQPWRHNGGHAPFSLAWMTAVGERTERLQLGTSVLTPTFRYNPAVIAQAFATMGCLYPGRIFLGVGTGEALNEIATGYAGQWPEFKERFARLRESVRLMRELWRGDRVDFEGEYYTTKGASIYDVPEDGIPVYVAAGGPVVARYAGRAGDGFICTSGKGMELYTDKLLPAVAEGAGKAERDVAQIDKMIEIKISYDTDPGKALENTRFWAPLSLTPEQKHSIDDPMEMEAAADALPIEQVAKRWIVASDPDEAVEQVKAYVDAGLNHLVFHAPGHDQKRFLELFERDLAPRLRALG, translated from the coding sequence GTGGCTCAGAGTTTGAAGTTGGGGTACAAGGCGTCGGCGGAGCAGTTCGGCCCGCGCGAGCTGGTGGAGTTGGGTGTGCTCGCCGAGGCGCACGGGATGGATTCGGCGACGGTGTCGGATCATTTCCAGCCGTGGCGGCACAACGGTGGGCATGCGCCGTTCTCGTTGGCGTGGATGACCGCCGTCGGCGAGCGCACCGAACGCCTGCAGCTGGGCACGAGCGTGCTCACGCCGACGTTCCGGTACAACCCGGCGGTGATCGCGCAGGCCTTCGCGACGATGGGGTGTCTGTATCCGGGGCGGATCTTCCTCGGTGTCGGCACCGGTGAGGCGCTCAACGAGATCGCCACCGGTTATGCGGGCCAGTGGCCGGAGTTCAAGGAACGCTTCGCCCGTCTTCGGGAGTCGGTGCGGTTGATGCGCGAGTTGTGGCGCGGGGACCGGGTGGATTTCGAGGGCGAGTACTACACGACGAAGGGGGCGTCGATCTACGACGTGCCCGAGGACGGTATTCCGGTCTATGTCGCCGCCGGTGGCCCGGTCGTGGCCCGCTATGCCGGACGCGCCGGGGACGGGTTCATCTGCACCTCGGGTAAGGGCATGGAGCTCTACACCGACAAACTCCTGCCGGCCGTGGCGGAGGGTGCCGGGAAGGCGGAGCGGGATGTGGCGCAGATCGACAAGATGATCGAGATCAAGATCTCGTACGACACCGATCCGGGCAAGGCGTTGGAGAACACCCGGTTCTGGGCACCGTTGTCGCTGACGCCGGAGCAGAAGCATTCCATCGACGATCCGATGGAGATGGAGGCGGCGGCGGATGCGTTGCCGATCGAGCAGGTCGCCAAGCGGTGGATCGTGGCGTCGGATCCGGACGAGGCGGTCGAGCAGGTCAAGGCGTATGTCGATGCGGGGTTGAATCATCTGGTGTTCCACGCGCCGGGTCATGATCAGAAGCGGTTCCTGGAACTGTTCGAGCGCGACCTCGCGCCGAGGCTGCGCGCACTCGGTTGA
- a CDS encoding DUF559 domain-containing protein, translating to MVDFHEPFAGTDALAAGSVTRYRLRHHFVKLHRNVYVAPGVEATALLRAKAAWLWAGGRGVLAGPSAAAVHGTRWLDASLPAEIVRPGKLHSTPGISVRSVDDIESCVVGGMTVTTPARTAFDLARGADLDRCVEMVDALCNATGTKVHEIEAVVARNKGARHLASVRKVLELVDGGAASPPETHTRLLIVRSGLPVPETQIEIYDGGRFVARADMGWKQWRVLVEYDGAQHWTDRVQRTIDIDRYALLSELGWTVVRVGADLLYRRPQVLVERVRRALHRAGALG from the coding sequence ATGGTCGACTTCCACGAACCGTTCGCCGGCACCGATGCGCTGGCGGCCGGATCGGTGACGCGGTACCGACTTCGGCACCACTTCGTGAAGCTGCATCGCAATGTGTACGTTGCTCCGGGAGTCGAAGCGACCGCACTTCTACGCGCGAAGGCAGCCTGGCTGTGGGCGGGAGGTAGAGGGGTACTGGCCGGACCGTCCGCAGCCGCCGTGCACGGGACGCGCTGGCTCGACGCGTCGTTGCCCGCGGAGATCGTGCGGCCCGGGAAGCTGCACTCGACGCCGGGCATCAGCGTTCGCAGCGTCGACGACATCGAATCCTGCGTCGTCGGCGGAATGACGGTGACGACACCGGCCCGAACGGCCTTCGACCTCGCGCGCGGTGCAGACCTCGATCGGTGCGTCGAAATGGTGGACGCACTCTGCAATGCGACCGGAACGAAGGTCCACGAGATCGAAGCGGTGGTCGCTCGGAACAAGGGCGCTAGGCACCTCGCGTCCGTCCGGAAGGTTCTCGAACTCGTCGACGGAGGTGCCGCGTCACCACCGGAGACGCACACGCGGTTGCTGATCGTCCGATCCGGTCTGCCCGTGCCGGAGACGCAGATCGAGATCTACGACGGTGGGCGGTTCGTGGCACGCGCGGACATGGGCTGGAAGCAGTGGAGGGTCCTCGTCGAGTACGACGGCGCGCAGCACTGGACCGATCGGGTGCAGCGCACCATCGATATCGACCGTTACGCGCTGCTGTCGGAGCTGGGCTGGACCGTGGTGCGTGTCGGCGCCGACCTGCTGTACCGACGACCCCAGGTCCTCGTCGAAAGGGTGCGACGCGCGTTGCACCGCGCCGGTGCCCTCGGGTGA
- a CDS encoding LLM class flavin-dependent oxidoreductase: protein MNAVNPVPLSVLDLSPVSEGSSVPEALRNTLDLARHVEAWGYKRYWVAEHHFVAVASSAPDVLIGAIAAATRTIRVGAAAVQLGHNTAIGVVESFGTLDALYPGRIDLGLGRSGQRRAEALAGAAPEPAPRATEIRDGLIIPPPFSPAKLLSSSRLAASFGILQQPGAQSPDFAQQVEDILAFLDGTYTAPDGTELHASPGEGADLELWVFGSSAGPSAELAGRLGLPFGANYHVSPGTTVEAVEAYRAAFRPSSILRKPYVVVSADAVVADDDATARELASTYGHWTHSIRSGQGAIPYPNPDTTPPLADEERALVDDRIVTQFVGSPSTVAERLDTLRRVTDADELVVTSVTHGHEDRLRSYEFLAREWGLARVRAA from the coding sequence GTGAACGCGGTGAATCCGGTCCCGCTGTCCGTGCTGGACCTCTCGCCGGTCAGCGAGGGATCCTCGGTGCCGGAGGCACTGCGCAACACCCTCGACCTGGCGCGCCACGTCGAAGCGTGGGGATACAAAAGGTACTGGGTCGCCGAGCACCACTTCGTCGCCGTCGCGTCGTCGGCACCCGACGTGCTCATCGGCGCGATCGCCGCCGCGACCCGCACCATCCGTGTCGGTGCCGCCGCGGTTCAGCTCGGACACAACACAGCGATCGGCGTCGTCGAATCCTTCGGCACCCTCGACGCCCTGTACCCAGGGCGCATCGATCTCGGTCTCGGCAGGTCGGGGCAGCGACGAGCGGAAGCATTGGCGGGGGCGGCTCCCGAACCCGCTCCGCGGGCGACGGAGATCCGCGACGGACTGATCATCCCGCCGCCGTTCTCGCCGGCGAAGCTGCTGTCGTCGTCCCGGTTGGCCGCGAGCTTCGGCATCCTGCAGCAACCCGGTGCGCAGTCGCCGGACTTCGCGCAGCAGGTCGAGGACATCCTCGCCTTCCTGGACGGCACCTACACAGCACCGGACGGAACGGAGCTGCATGCCAGTCCGGGAGAAGGCGCCGATCTCGAACTGTGGGTGTTCGGTTCGAGTGCCGGACCCTCGGCGGAACTCGCGGGTCGCCTGGGGTTGCCGTTCGGCGCGAACTACCACGTCAGCCCGGGCACGACCGTCGAAGCGGTCGAGGCGTACCGGGCGGCGTTCCGTCCGTCGTCGATCCTGAGGAAGCCCTACGTGGTGGTCTCGGCCGACGCGGTGGTCGCCGACGACGACGCCACCGCACGCGAACTGGCGTCGACCTACGGGCACTGGACGCACAGCATCCGCTCGGGCCAGGGCGCGATCCCGTACCCGAACCCGGACACCACCCCGCCTCTGGCCGACGAGGAACGGGCCCTCGTCGACGACCGCATCGTCACCCAGTTCGTGGGGTCGCCGAGTACGGTGGCGGAGCGACTCGACACCCTCCGCCGAGTGACGGACGCCGACGAACTCGTCGTCACCTCGGTCACCCACGGCCACGAGGACCGCCTGCGTTCCTATGAATTCCTGGCCCGCGAATGGGGATTGGCGCGGGTCCGCGCCGCGTGA
- a CDS encoding sulfite exporter TauE/SafE family protein — MTPLELFLVALAGLGAGAINSLVGSGTLITFPTLVAFGVPPVTATMSNAIGLVAGGVSGTWGYRRELRGQWERLRWQIPASFCGALVGAWLLLHLPETVFETVVPILLLLALTLVVFQPKIQAWVARRTGGDADGRLGPVRMTLLVVGTFAVGIYGGYFTAAQGILLMGLFGALLHDHIQRQNAAKNLLSLVVNVVAACAYILVAFDRIDWTVAALIAVGSLIGGYLGSHYGRRLSPVALRAVIVVVGLIGLYRLLA, encoded by the coding sequence GTGACCCCGCTCGAACTCTTCCTCGTCGCATTGGCCGGGCTCGGCGCCGGAGCGATCAACTCCCTCGTCGGATCCGGCACCCTCATCACCTTCCCGACGCTCGTCGCGTTCGGTGTACCCCCGGTGACCGCGACGATGTCCAACGCGATCGGCCTCGTCGCGGGAGGCGTGTCGGGCACCTGGGGGTATCGGCGCGAACTGCGCGGGCAATGGGAACGGTTGCGATGGCAGATCCCCGCGTCGTTCTGCGGGGCACTGGTCGGAGCGTGGCTTCTGCTCCACCTACCGGAGACCGTCTTCGAGACGGTCGTGCCGATCCTGCTCCTCCTCGCCCTCACCCTCGTCGTGTTCCAGCCGAAGATCCAAGCCTGGGTGGCGCGCAGGACGGGAGGCGACGCGGACGGCCGGCTCGGACCGGTGCGGATGACACTGCTCGTCGTCGGCACCTTCGCCGTCGGCATCTACGGCGGCTACTTCACGGCGGCACAGGGCATTCTGCTCATGGGCCTGTTCGGAGCGTTGCTGCACGACCACATCCAGCGACAGAACGCGGCGAAGAACCTCCTGTCGCTGGTCGTGAACGTCGTGGCCGCATGCGCGTACATCCTGGTGGCGTTCGACCGGATCGACTGGACCGTGGCCGCACTGATCGCCGTGGGCTCTTTGATCGGTGGCTATCTCGGCTCCCACTACGGCCGACGCCTGTCGCCGGTGGCGCTGCGTGCGGTGATCGTCGTGGTCGGGTTGATCGGCCTGTACCGACTGCTCGCCTGA
- a CDS encoding signal peptidase I — MVHTLPKKNGSRRSLGSRIENSLLNLLAAGGVLCIGLVIAAFFFNISLILFKTGSMSPTIPQGSMSVVQRISADEIRVGDVVTVDREEGELPVTHRVIAVYPQRPGEALIEMQGDANPNPDPGPYRVTEVRKVLWSLPGAASVIVWFSDPLILGGLTLGAAALVLWAFWPRRDEFDEEKDRE, encoded by the coding sequence GTGGTGCACACATTGCCGAAAAAGAATGGATCTCGCCGATCCCTCGGTTCGCGGATCGAGAATTCGCTTCTCAATCTGCTCGCCGCAGGAGGAGTGTTGTGCATCGGCCTGGTGATCGCCGCGTTCTTCTTCAACATCTCGTTGATCCTGTTCAAGACCGGTTCGATGTCACCGACCATTCCGCAGGGCTCGATGTCGGTAGTGCAGCGCATCTCGGCCGACGAGATCCGAGTGGGTGATGTCGTCACAGTCGATCGCGAAGAGGGCGAGCTCCCCGTCACTCACCGGGTGATCGCTGTATACCCTCAACGCCCCGGTGAAGCGCTCATCGAGATGCAGGGTGACGCCAACCCCAATCCTGATCCGGGCCCCTACCGTGTGACCGAGGTACGGAAGGTGCTGTGGTCGCTGCCCGGCGCGGCGTCGGTGATCGTCTGGTTCTCGGATCCCCTGATTCTCGGCGGGCTGACCCTGGGTGCGGCGGCCCTGGTTCTGTGGGCTTTCTGGCCGCGACGGGACGAGTTCGACGAGGAGAAAGACCGAGAATGA
- a CDS encoding SipW-dependent-type signal peptide-containing protein: MTIDNADNKAQKRRKVRAILASGLVLGVGAAVTLATWNDSVWGNAEFGTGANTWNVQGDFGGGFNEYIENPGGSMIFTPGFDNLAPGQTVASVVGLRETGSNLDAIVSLQRATDPAGAADGVSKSNLDETLLLKVTDMGATKGACTDTQQTGAVLTSAGATVSNGTFANLTVPKGTERWLCFAVTLPNNLNPSTLSKSVSAAWEFQAVSAEPVATP; this comes from the coding sequence ATGACGATCGACAACGCCGACAACAAGGCACAGAAGCGTCGCAAGGTTCGTGCGATCCTGGCCTCCGGCCTCGTTCTCGGCGTGGGTGCGGCAGTGACCCTCGCTACGTGGAACGACTCGGTGTGGGGTAACGCAGAGTTCGGCACGGGTGCCAATACGTGGAACGTGCAGGGTGACTTCGGCGGTGGCTTCAACGAGTACATCGAGAATCCCGGTGGGTCGATGATCTTCACGCCCGGATTCGACAACCTGGCTCCGGGGCAGACCGTCGCATCCGTGGTGGGGCTGAGGGAGACCGGAAGCAACCTCGACGCAATCGTGTCTCTGCAGAGGGCGACCGATCCGGCCGGTGCAGCCGACGGCGTCTCCAAGAGCAACCTCGACGAGACGCTCCTGTTGAAGGTCACCGATATGGGGGCGACCAAGGGGGCATGCACGGACACGCAGCAGACCGGTGCCGTGCTCACCTCCGCCGGCGCGACCGTCTCGAACGGAACCTTCGCAAATCTGACCGTACCGAAGGGCACGGAGCGGTGGCTCTGCTTCGCCGTGACCCTTCCGAACAACCTCAATCCCAGCACTCTGAGCAAGAGCGTCTCGGCGGCATGGGAATTCCAGGCTGTCAGCGCTGAGCCTGTGGCCACCCCGTAG
- the cobU gene encoding bifunctional adenosylcobinamide kinase/adenosylcobinamide-phosphate guanylyltransferase yields the protein MVDGLRGAGAVTENTDVVAVHLGHHNPPIDDLRNRLQQLNARPGRDGEVIHVGEEPPVVPHRTLVLGGVRSGKSRHAEELLASYPSVTYVATGGTREGDAEWAERVALHRERRPDSWSTIETSDVAKVLRDADEPLLVDCLGTWLTARLDLHDVWNTGDPAAVHADIEDLLDAWRQARVPVVAVSNEVGSGVVPASASGRLFRDLLGRLNARVAEAGESAILVVAGIPISLKSN from the coding sequence ATGGTGGATGGTCTGCGCGGGGCCGGTGCCGTCACCGAGAACACCGACGTGGTCGCGGTGCATCTGGGGCACCACAATCCGCCCATCGACGATCTGCGGAATCGTCTGCAGCAGTTGAATGCTCGTCCGGGTCGTGACGGTGAGGTGATCCACGTGGGTGAAGAGCCGCCGGTCGTGCCGCATCGGACATTGGTGCTCGGGGGAGTGCGGTCGGGCAAGTCGCGGCACGCCGAGGAACTGCTCGCGTCGTATCCGTCCGTCACCTACGTCGCCACCGGCGGGACGCGTGAAGGTGACGCCGAATGGGCGGAACGTGTTGCGCTGCACCGGGAGAGACGACCGGACTCGTGGTCGACGATCGAGACATCGGATGTGGCGAAGGTACTGAGGGATGCGGACGAACCTCTGCTCGTCGACTGTCTCGGAACCTGGCTCACTGCACGACTCGACCTTCACGACGTGTGGAATACGGGAGATCCCGCTGCGGTCCATGCCGACATCGAGGATCTCCTCGATGCGTGGCGACAGGCCCGGGTTCCCGTGGTCGCCGTCAGCAATGAGGTGGGCAGCGGTGTGGTGCCGGCGAGCGCGTCGGGGCGGTTGTTTCGGGACCTGCTGGGTCGGCTCAATGCGCGGGTCGCCGAGGCCGGTGAGTCGGCGATTCTTGTAGTGGCGGGAATTCCCATTTCTCTGAAGTCGAATTGA
- a CDS encoding ABC transporter ATP-binding protein — MKSDVLTTPTTTVSCRQLSAERGGVEVLHGVDLNVTAGSWVSLVGPNGSGKTTLLHVLAGLVPATGHLQVADIAPGRAGRRDMARAVALMPQRPVVPEGVTVRELIHLGRTPHIPRFGSETAHDREVVDRVVERLELEAFAPRLATELSGGELQRVVLARALAQQPRVLLLDEPTSALDIGHQQQVLELVDSMRTEGDLTVIAAMHDLTSAAQYGERLVLLDRGHVVADGAPDDVLTADRIAQVYGARVEILDRPAGRAVLPLRDSTKDC; from the coding sequence ATGAAAAGCGATGTTCTCACCACCCCGACCACGACGGTCTCGTGCCGTCAGCTCAGCGCCGAACGCGGCGGCGTCGAGGTGCTGCACGGGGTCGACCTGAACGTCACCGCGGGATCCTGGGTGTCGCTGGTCGGACCCAACGGATCGGGCAAGACCACTCTTCTCCACGTCCTCGCCGGTCTCGTGCCGGCCACCGGTCACCTGCAGGTCGCCGACATCGCGCCGGGGCGCGCCGGACGCCGGGACATGGCACGCGCGGTCGCGCTGATGCCGCAACGCCCGGTGGTGCCGGAAGGCGTCACCGTCCGGGAACTGATCCACCTCGGCCGCACCCCGCACATCCCGCGCTTCGGTTCCGAGACCGCACACGACCGCGAGGTGGTGGACCGCGTCGTCGAACGACTCGAGCTCGAAGCGTTCGCCCCGCGCCTCGCGACCGAACTGTCCGGCGGTGAGCTGCAGCGCGTCGTGCTCGCGCGCGCTCTCGCCCAGCAACCGCGGGTGCTGCTTCTCGACGAACCCACGAGCGCACTCGACATCGGGCACCAGCAGCAGGTACTCGAACTCGTCGACTCGATGCGCACCGAAGGCGACCTCACCGTCATCGCCGCGATGCACGATCTGACCTCCGCCGCGCAGTACGGGGAACGACTCGTGCTCCTCGATCGCGGACACGTCGTCGCCGACGGAGCCCCCGATGACGTGCTCACCGCCGACCGCATCGCACAGGTCTACGGTGCCCGCGTCGAGATCCTCGACCGTCCGGCGGGTCGCGCCGTACTCCCGCTCCGCGACAGTACGAAGGACTGCTGA
- a CDS encoding FecCD family ABC transporter permease has translation MLVGILVGPAGLTPGGVLLDIADRLPLVDVDSGLSTRQQAILWNIRMPRVVLGVLVGAMLAIAGAAYQGVFRNPLADPYLLGVSSGAGLGATLAIVVGGAAGFAGVPIAAFAGGLLAVGATYSLGRTVGGSRSEVVIILAGVAVAAFANAIQTFFMQLHDDTLRQVYSWMLGRLSTDGWSDVVVVLPYVVVTVAIIALHRRTLDVMAVGDVEAASLGINPARVRLLLVCVATLGTAAVVSASGLIGFVGIVVPHAVRLLVGPGHRLLLPLSLLVGASFLVLADVLARTVMSPAELPIGVVTAAIGAPFFLVVLRRSRGVR, from the coding sequence ATGCTGGTCGGGATCCTCGTCGGACCCGCCGGTCTCACCCCGGGCGGGGTGCTGCTCGACATCGCCGACCGCCTGCCGCTCGTCGACGTCGACTCCGGCTTGAGCACGCGTCAGCAGGCGATCCTGTGGAACATCCGGATGCCGCGCGTCGTGCTCGGGGTGCTGGTCGGGGCGATGCTGGCCATCGCCGGTGCGGCCTACCAGGGAGTTTTCCGCAATCCGCTCGCCGACCCCTATCTCCTCGGGGTCTCCAGCGGCGCCGGTCTCGGTGCCACCCTCGCCATCGTCGTGGGCGGCGCCGCCGGCTTCGCAGGCGTTCCGATCGCGGCTTTCGCCGGGGGACTACTCGCCGTCGGCGCGACGTACTCGCTCGGCCGCACCGTCGGTGGCAGCCGCTCGGAAGTCGTCATCATTCTCGCCGGTGTCGCCGTCGCGGCCTTCGCCAACGCGATCCAGACGTTCTTCATGCAGCTGCACGACGACACGCTTCGGCAGGTGTACTCGTGGATGCTCGGCCGCCTGTCCACCGACGGCTGGTCCGACGTCGTCGTGGTCCTGCCCTACGTCGTGGTCACCGTCGCGATCATCGCGCTGCATCGGCGCACACTCGATGTCATGGCGGTCGGCGACGTCGAAGCCGCGAGCCTCGGGATCAATCCGGCGCGCGTGCGGCTGCTGCTCGTGTGCGTCGCGACGCTCGGAACCGCCGCAGTGGTCTCGGCCAGCGGACTCATCGGGTTCGTCGGCATCGTCGTTCCCCATGCGGTCCGGCTGCTCGTCGGACCGGGTCACCGTCTCCTGCTGCCGCTGTCACTGCTGGTGGGTGCGTCCTTCCTCGTCCTCGCGGACGTCCTGGCCCGCACCGTCATGTCGCCCGCCGAACTGCCGATCGGTGTCGTCACCGCGGCGATCGGGGCGCCCTTCTTCCTCGTCGTGCTCAGGCGGAGCCGAGGTGTCCGATGA
- a CDS encoding ABC transporter substrate-binding protein yields MAVPLDNHRRLLAAGLTAFALLAAGCSSSDDSSPSGDTDTTSADVPQAIVSLSPTSTEMLYAVGAGDQVVAVDDRSDYPTDAPVTDLSGYTPNVEAILGYEPDLVVANADTADLVAGLEQAGVETLILPAAENLDDTYAQIEQLGAVTGHVGDAAELVAQMKTDIDEILAGLPERETPLSYYHELDNTFYTVTDDTYIGEIYSMLGLTSIATGGDGYPQLSAEYVLEQNPDVIFLADGQCCGVTPEVVAERAGWGELTAVRDGRVYVLDEDIASRWGPRVVDLMREVARIVGTIPAAQPTP; encoded by the coding sequence ATGGCTGTGCCCCTCGACAATCACCGACGGCTGCTCGCCGCCGGACTGACCGCCTTCGCGCTCCTCGCCGCAGGATGCTCGAGCAGCGACGATTCGTCACCGTCCGGTGACACCGACACCACCTCCGCGGACGTCCCCCAGGCCATCGTGTCGTTGAGCCCCACCAGCACGGAGATGCTCTACGCCGTCGGTGCCGGTGATCAGGTCGTCGCGGTCGACGACCGGTCCGATTACCCGACCGACGCGCCGGTCACCGACCTGTCGGGGTACACCCCCAACGTCGAGGCGATCCTCGGATACGAACCCGACCTCGTCGTCGCCAATGCCGACACCGCCGATCTCGTCGCCGGGCTCGAGCAGGCCGGCGTCGAGACGCTGATCCTTCCCGCGGCCGAGAACCTGGACGACACCTACGCCCAGATCGAGCAACTGGGAGCCGTGACCGGACACGTCGGCGACGCCGCCGAGCTCGTCGCGCAGATGAAGACGGACATCGACGAGATCCTTGCCGGCCTCCCCGAACGGGAGACCCCGCTGAGCTACTACCACGAGCTCGACAACACCTTCTACACCGTCACCGACGACACCTACATCGGCGAGATCTACTCGATGCTGGGGCTGACCTCGATCGCGACCGGCGGCGACGGCTACCCGCAGCTGTCCGCCGAGTACGTCCTCGAACAGAACCCCGACGTGATCTTCCTGGCCGACGGCCAGTGCTGCGGCGTCACACCCGAGGTCGTCGCGGAGCGTGCCGGATGGGGCGAACTCACCGCTGTCCGGGACGGCCGCGTCTACGTCCTCGACGAGGACATCGCCAGTCGCTGGGGGCCGCGCGTCGTGGACCTGATGCGTGAGGTCGCCCGGATCGTCGGCACCATCCCCGCGGCCCAGCCCACGCCTTGA
- a CDS encoding O-succinylhomoserine sulfhydrylase, whose translation MSSIPQGGAFDKALPDTVRPATLGVRGGLLRSGFEETSEALYLNSGFVYESAEAAEAAFTGDVDHFVYSRYGNPTVKMFEERLRLLDGAGGAYATASGMSAVFTALAALLGKGDRLVAARSLFGSCFVVCNEILPRWGVETVFVDGEDLDQWEKALSVPTTAVFFETPSNPMQTLVDVRRVSEMAHAAGAKVVLDNVFATPLLQRSIDLGADIVVYSGTKHIDGQGRVLGGAILGPEDYIDGPVQQLIRHTGPSLSPFNAWTLLKGLETMPVRLRASVDSALRIAQFLETQDAVRWVKYPYLESHPQYELAKSQMSGGGTIITFELDAPEGEGKKRAFELLNKLRIVDISNNLGDSKSLITHPATTTHRAMGPEGRAAIGLSDGVVRLSVGLEDPEDLLEDLQQALS comes from the coding sequence GTGAGTTCCATCCCCCAGGGCGGCGCGTTCGACAAGGCACTGCCCGACACCGTTCGCCCCGCCACGCTCGGCGTGCGCGGCGGCCTGCTCCGATCCGGTTTCGAGGAGACCTCCGAGGCGCTCTACCTCAACTCCGGGTTCGTCTACGAGTCGGCCGAGGCCGCCGAAGCCGCCTTCACCGGCGACGTCGACCACTTCGTCTACTCCCGCTACGGCAATCCCACGGTGAAGATGTTCGAGGAGCGCTTGCGCCTGCTCGACGGTGCCGGGGGTGCCTACGCCACCGCGTCCGGCATGTCCGCGGTGTTCACCGCGCTCGCCGCGCTGCTCGGCAAGGGCGACCGCCTCGTCGCGGCACGCAGCCTCTTCGGTTCGTGCTTCGTCGTGTGCAACGAGATCCTGCCCCGCTGGGGTGTCGAGACGGTGTTCGTCGACGGCGAGGATCTCGACCAGTGGGAGAAGGCGCTGTCGGTGCCCACCACGGCGGTCTTCTTCGAGACCCCGTCGAACCCGATGCAGACCCTCGTCGACGTGCGACGCGTCTCCGAGATGGCGCACGCGGCGGGCGCGAAGGTGGTGCTGGACAACGTCTTCGCCACCCCGCTGCTGCAGCGCAGCATCGATCTCGGTGCCGACATCGTCGTCTACTCGGGCACCAAGCACATCGACGGCCAAGGCCGCGTGCTCGGCGGAGCGATCCTCGGTCCCGAGGACTACATCGACGGGCCCGTGCAGCAGCTCATCCGCCACACCGGGCCGTCGTTGAGCCCGTTCAACGCGTGGACGCTGCTCAAGGGCCTCGAGACCATGCCGGTGCGGTTGCGCGCCTCCGTCGATTCGGCGCTGCGCATCGCGCAGTTCCTCGAAACGCAGGATGCCGTGCGCTGGGTCAAGTACCCGTATCTCGAATCGCACCCGCAGTACGAACTCGCGAAGTCGCAGATGAGCGGCGGCGGCACGATCATCACGTTCGAGCTCGACGCCCCCGAGGGCGAGGGCAAGAAGCGTGCCTTCGAGCTGCTGAACAAGCTGCGCATCGTCGACATCTCCAACAATCTCGGCGACTCCAAGTCGCTCATCACCCACCCGGCGACCACCACCCACCGGGCGATGGGACCGGAGGGCCGGGCCGCGATCGGTCTGTCCGACGGTGTGGTGCGACTGTCCGTGGGCCTCGAGGATCCCGAGGACCTGCTCGAGGATCTCCAGCAGGCGCTGTCCTGA
- a CDS encoding rhodanese-like domain-containing protein → MSYAGDITPQQAWDLLQGDPDAVLVDVRTEAEWKYVGVPETSSLGRRTVFVEWVRYPDGAPNPSFVEDLRAAGIGGGPVIFLCRSGQRSIGAATAATAAGLTPAYNVLEGFEGALDGEGHRGAEGWRAAGLPWRQS, encoded by the coding sequence GTGAGCTACGCAGGTGATATAACGCCGCAGCAGGCATGGGACCTGCTGCAAGGTGATCCGGATGCCGTGCTCGTCGATGTGCGTACCGAAGCCGAGTGGAAATACGTCGGGGTCCCCGAGACCTCGTCGCTCGGTCGCCGGACCGTGTTCGTCGAGTGGGTTCGTTACCCCGACGGCGCCCCCAACCCGAGCTTCGTCGAGGACCTGAGGGCAGCGGGTATCGGCGGCGGACCGGTGATCTTCCTGTGTCGCTCGGGGCAGCGCTCCATCGGAGCGGCCACGGCCGCCACCGCTGCGGGCCTGACCCCCGCCTACAACGTTCTCGAAGGATTCGAAGGCGCTCTCGACGGCGAAGGCCATCGCGGTGCCGAGGGCTGGCGGGCCGCGGGCCTGCCGTGGAGGCAGTCGTGA
- a CDS encoding Rv0361 family membrane protein, with protein sequence MAKRGAPEPEPDPGPDPDGPTSSSIGPFLGALAVLVVLVLVVFGAQLFSPAGDDLTEDEMVRRAVTDYVSAHNENDGPILDRLRCSDLPAEEAPLADVEGRVELQATQNIAVDGDRATVDVRTGLDGETQTETWQVVRIDDVWRICRF encoded by the coding sequence ATGGCCAAGCGCGGAGCCCCCGAACCCGAACCCGATCCCGGCCCGGATCCCGACGGTCCCACCAGTAGCAGCATAGGGCCTTTCCTCGGAGCCCTCGCCGTCCTGGTGGTTCTCGTCCTCGTCGTCTTCGGTGCACAGCTCTTCTCCCCGGCGGGCGACGACCTCACCGAGGACGAGATGGTCCGTCGTGCCGTCACCGACTACGTCTCCGCGCACAACGAGAACGACGGACCGATCCTCGACCGGCTGCGCTGCAGCGATCTGCCCGCCGAAGAAGCGCCGCTCGCGGACGTCGAGGGACGGGTGGAGCTGCAGGCCACGCAGAACATTGCCGTGGACGGCGATCGGGCCACCGTCGACGTCCGGACCGGCCTCGACGGGGAGACGCAAACCGAGACGTGGCAGGTCGTCCGCATCGACGACGTGTGGCGGATCTGCCGGTTCTGA